The Acidobacteriota bacterium genome includes a window with the following:
- a CDS encoding ROK family protein, whose product MFRIGLDVGGTKMVGVVTDGDGNIRQCLRKETPPERSAERLMEAMASLVGELRDLIEGAAVDSLGVGIAGYVDQERGFVHFGPNLGIERLPLGEKFREMTGLPVFVENDVNCALLGECAYGAAKGVSDAVGIFVGTGVGSAFKSGGRMVRGSRGVAAEAGHTIFIPGGRPCACGKRGCFEAYAGGRAIEMIIREAVRSNPSTLLSREPAPTLSTVRRCMLAGDSSARKIWDEVVVALRVLVTNVIVLFDPKVVVLGGKLIESIPELFGDIQDFALNQGMRGLFYSVLVTTAALGDRAAALGATLLREELNG is encoded by the coding sequence ATGTTCAGAATCGGCTTGGACGTCGGCGGCACGAAGATGGTGGGGGTCGTCACGGACGGCGACGGGAACATCCGGCAGTGCCTTCGAAAGGAAACGCCGCCGGAGCGCTCGGCGGAAAGGCTGATGGAGGCCATGGCGTCCCTGGTCGGCGAACTCCGCGACCTCATCGAGGGGGCCGCCGTGGACTCCCTGGGTGTCGGCATCGCCGGCTACGTCGACCAGGAGCGGGGCTTCGTCCATTTCGGGCCGAACCTGGGCATCGAGCGGCTTCCGCTCGGCGAGAAATTCCGGGAGATGACGGGACTTCCCGTCTTCGTCGAGAACGACGTGAACTGCGCGTTGCTCGGCGAGTGCGCGTACGGCGCGGCAAAGGGTGTTTCGGACGCGGTGGGGATCTTCGTGGGGACCGGTGTGGGCTCGGCGTTCAAGTCGGGCGGCCGGATGGTCCGCGGCTCCCGGGGCGTCGCCGCCGAGGCGGGCCACACGATTTTCATCCCGGGCGGCCGCCCCTGCGCCTGCGGCAAGCGGGGGTGCTTCGAAGCCTACGCGGGCGGCCGCGCCATCGAGATGATCATCCGCGAAGCCGTCCGCAGCAACCCGTCGACCCTCCTCTCCCGCGAACCGGCGCCCACCCTGTCCACCGTTCGGCGGTGCATGCTGGCCGGCGACTCCTCGGCCCGCAAGATCTGGGACGAGGTGGTGGTCGCCCTCCGGGTGCTGGTGACCAACGTGATCGTCCTCTTCGACCCGAAGGTGGTGGTCCTGGGGGGGAAACTCATCGAGTCGATCCCCGAGCTGTTCGGGGACATCCAGGACTTCGCCCTCAACCAGGGGATGCGGGGTCTCTTCTACTCGGTCCTGGTGACCACCGCCGCCCTCGGCGACCGTGCCGCCGCCCTGGGCGCGACGCTGCTTCGCGAGGAGTTGAACGGGTAG
- a CDS encoding sigma-70 family RNA polymerase sigma factor, which produces MSQIAIIINENLNRNAAELQAGSEAGHHGQLCILDADDFFHRHYGRLYRTACRILKDAEWARDAVQDAFRNIFQNIRNFRGDSRLETWMTRIVVNACYGYLRKWKHSRTEPLITDPDHPEKNDANFVETSEDPRETTSRREVAGLLKKALAGLAKSHRDVIVLHDIQNRTIEEIAAFMALPSGTVKSRLFYGRRMLREALARQGY; this is translated from the coding sequence ATGAGCCAGATCGCCATCATCATCAACGAGAACCTGAACCGGAACGCGGCGGAACTCCAGGCCGGGAGCGAGGCGGGACACCACGGCCAGCTGTGCATCCTCGACGCCGACGACTTCTTCCACCGGCACTACGGCAGGCTCTACCGGACGGCCTGCCGGATCCTCAAGGACGCGGAGTGGGCCCGGGATGCGGTCCAGGATGCCTTCCGCAACATCTTCCAGAACATCCGGAACTTCCGGGGCGACAGCCGGCTCGAGACCTGGATGACCCGCATCGTCGTGAACGCCTGCTACGGCTACCTCCGGAAATGGAAGCACAGCCGCACGGAGCCGCTGATCACCGATCCGGACCACCCGGAGAAGAACGACGCCAACTTCGTGGAGACCTCCGAAGACCCCCGGGAGACCACCTCCCGCCGCGAGGTCGCCGGCCTGCTCAAGAAGGCGTTGGCGGGCCTGGCGAAGAGCCACCGCGACGTGATCGTCCTCCACGACATCCAGAACCGCACCATCGAGGAGATCGCGGCGTTCATGGCCCTCCCCTCCGGCACCGTCAAGAGCCGCCTGTTCTATGGACGCCGGATGCTGCGCGAAGCGCTGGCCCGGCAGGGTTACTGA